A stretch of the Comamonas testosteroni TK102 genome encodes the following:
- the rmuC gene encoding DNA recombination protein RmuC, translating into MVALLLVLLWWLQGLRRQTQLALGPDAMRLQAQLLQGLQALDVRLQQLERSSQSTQMTVAKSEGALDRVTQHVQTQLAQTQQDALAARREQAVALASFREEVAQLALRLTGDSQQARAALAQSSAEQAVHVQQRFEALAETTRGTLDSLKGDIQHQLTHMSTNMGAALKDQLGSNGEQLRHQFAVLQDAVSQQLAALTQGQQTTAEQLRATLNERLATIQSDNALKLDEMRRTVDEKLHATLEQRLGESFKLVSDRLEQVHKGLGEMQTLAGSVGDLKRVMTNVKSRGTWGELQLGSIIDNVLTPEQYARNVKTVPDSDELVEFAIRLPGRNDDQPVWLPIDAKYPVEHYQRLQDAQDSADRVGIVAAGNAFETSIRGEARKIASKYVAPPHTTDFAVMYLPSEGLFAEVLRRPGLVEALQNEHRIVITGPANLAAMLSSLQMGFKTLAIEKRSSEVWGVLGQVKTEFGKFGEVVEATRKSIDAAARKFDQVGVRTRAIQRHLRNVQELPNEAGQEQPLFPATSPGGDQSASEDEE; encoded by the coding sequence ATGGTGGCCCTGCTCCTGGTGCTGCTGTGGTGGCTGCAGGGGCTGCGCCGTCAGACGCAGCTGGCTCTTGGTCCTGATGCGATGAGGCTGCAAGCCCAGCTGCTGCAGGGATTGCAGGCGCTGGATGTCAGGCTGCAGCAGCTGGAGCGCAGCAGCCAGAGCACCCAGATGACGGTGGCCAAGAGTGAGGGTGCCCTGGACCGTGTCACCCAGCATGTGCAGACCCAGCTGGCCCAGACCCAGCAGGATGCGCTGGCCGCGCGGCGCGAGCAGGCGGTGGCGCTGGCTTCCTTTCGTGAAGAGGTGGCTCAGCTTGCGCTGCGGCTGACGGGCGACAGCCAGCAAGCTCGCGCGGCACTGGCCCAAAGCAGTGCAGAGCAGGCCGTCCATGTCCAGCAGCGCTTCGAGGCACTGGCCGAGACCACACGTGGCACGCTGGACTCGCTCAAGGGTGATATCCAGCACCAGCTCACGCATATGAGTACCAATATGGGGGCTGCGCTCAAGGATCAGCTGGGCAGCAATGGCGAGCAGCTGCGCCATCAGTTTGCCGTGTTGCAGGACGCGGTGAGCCAGCAGCTGGCTGCGCTGACGCAGGGCCAGCAGACCACGGCCGAGCAGCTGCGTGCGACGCTCAACGAGCGCCTGGCCACGATTCAGAGCGACAACGCCCTCAAGCTCGACGAGATGCGCCGCACCGTCGATGAAAAACTGCATGCCACGCTGGAGCAGCGTCTTGGCGAATCCTTCAAGCTGGTCAGCGACCGGCTGGAGCAGGTGCACAAGGGGCTGGGCGAGATGCAGACCCTGGCGGGCAGCGTAGGCGATCTGAAGCGCGTGATGACCAATGTGAAGTCGCGTGGCACCTGGGGCGAGCTGCAGCTGGGCAGCATCATCGACAATGTGCTCACGCCAGAGCAGTACGCCAGAAACGTCAAGACCGTGCCTGACAGCGATGAACTGGTCGAGTTCGCCATCCGGCTGCCGGGGCGCAACGACGATCAACCCGTATGGCTGCCCATTGATGCCAAATATCCGGTCGAGCATTACCAGCGCCTGCAGGATGCCCAGGACAGCGCGGATCGCGTGGGCATTGTCGCGGCAGGCAATGCCTTCGAGACATCGATTCGCGGCGAAGCCAGAAAGATTGCGAGCAAGTATGTCGCGCCGCCGCACACCACGGACTTCGCCGTCATGTATCTGCCCAGCGAGGGCCTGTTTGCCGAGGTACTGCGGCGTCCGGGGTTGGTCGAGGCGCTGCAGAACGAGCATCGCATCGTGATTACCGGTCCCGCGAATCTGGCCGCCATGCTCAGCAGCCTGCAGATGGGCTTCAAGACGCTGGCGATCGAGAAGCGCTCGTCCGAAGTCTGGGGTGTGCTCGGTCAGGTCAAGACCGAGTTCGGCAAGTTCGGCGAGGTGGTCGAGGCCACGCGCAAGTCCATCGATGCCGCTGCGCGCAAGTTCGATCAGGTGGGTGTGCGCACGCGCGCCATTCAGCGCCACTTGCGCAATGTGCAGGAGCTGCCGAATGAAGCCGGGCAGGAGCAGCCCCTGTTTCCGGCCACATCGCCTGGAGGCGATCAGAGCGCCAGCGAGGACGAAGAATGA
- a CDS encoding tautomerase family protein — protein sequence MPFIRTSVHKDTTPAQRQAIVNGIHQALIDGIGMPADELFNMVDDYDEQKFFFSRTFNGYQRSDRVVVVEITMRRGRSDAMKRSLYAHIAANLEKDAGVAPSDVFIFTHENDYSDWSVGGGKFAMAIAQQVGPDA from the coding sequence ATGCCTTTTATCCGCACCAGCGTCCACAAGGACACCACGCCCGCCCAGCGCCAGGCCATCGTCAACGGGATTCATCAGGCCCTGATCGACGGCATCGGCATGCCTGCCGATGAGTTGTTCAACATGGTTGACGACTATGACGAGCAGAAGTTCTTTTTCAGCCGCACCTTCAACGGCTACCAGCGCTCGGATCGTGTGGTGGTGGTGGAGATCACCATGCGTCGTGGCCGCAGCGATGCCATGAAGCGTTCCCTCTACGCCCATATCGCAGCCAATCTGGAAAAAGATGCGGGTGTGGCCCCCAGCGACGTGTTCATCTTCACGCACGAAAACGACTATTCCGACTGGTCGGTGGGCGGTGGCAAGTTCGCCATGGCCATTGCCCAGCAGGTCGGCCCCGACGCCTGA
- a CDS encoding 2-hydroxyacid dehydrogenase, with protein sequence MSNKPRILIARAISPEVVQRLQQHFEVQSNQDDVVWSPAELAQQLQGKDGVLTTGSQRIDAELLAACPQLKIVANMAVGYNNFDVPAMTAAGVQGTNAPDVLTETTADFGFALLMATARRITESEHYLRAGLWKDWHYDLFAGAEVHGSTLGILGMGRIGQAIARRAAYGFGMEVIYHNRSRLDAGLEAECKASYVGKQELLERADHLMLVLPFTPENRHTIGAAEMALMKPTATLINIARGGIVDDAALAQALKDGRIAAAGLDVFEGEPAVHPELLTVPNVVLTPHIASATKGTRTAMAALAADNLISFLAGKGPLTPVNQLG encoded by the coding sequence ATGAGCAACAAGCCTCGCATTCTGATCGCCCGTGCCATTTCACCCGAGGTGGTGCAGCGGCTGCAGCAGCACTTTGAAGTGCAGTCCAATCAGGACGATGTGGTCTGGTCTCCAGCTGAGCTAGCACAGCAGTTGCAGGGCAAGGATGGCGTGCTGACCACGGGCTCGCAGCGCATCGATGCCGAGTTGCTGGCCGCCTGTCCGCAGCTCAAGATCGTGGCCAATATGGCGGTGGGCTACAACAATTTCGACGTGCCCGCGATGACGGCCGCAGGCGTGCAGGGCACGAATGCCCCCGATGTGCTGACCGAGACCACGGCCGATTTCGGCTTTGCCTTGCTGATGGCCACGGCGCGCCGCATTACCGAGAGCGAGCACTATCTGCGTGCCGGGCTCTGGAAGGATTGGCATTACGACCTGTTTGCCGGCGCCGAGGTGCATGGCAGCACGCTGGGCATTCTGGGCATGGGCCGCATCGGTCAGGCAATTGCGCGTCGTGCGGCCTACGGCTTCGGCATGGAGGTGATCTATCACAATCGCTCGCGTCTGGATGCTGGACTGGAAGCCGAGTGCAAGGCCAGCTATGTCGGCAAGCAGGAGTTGCTCGAACGTGCGGATCACCTGATGCTGGTGCTGCCGTTCACCCCCGAGAACCGCCACACCATAGGTGCGGCAGAAATGGCCCTGATGAAGCCCACGGCCACGCTGATCAATATTGCACGTGGCGGCATCGTGGATGATGCGGCCCTGGCCCAGGCGCTGAAAGACGGGCGCATTGCCGCAGCGGGGCTGGATGTGTTCGAAGGCGAGCCGGCCGTGCATCCCGAGCTGCTGACGGTGCCGAATGTGGTGCTGACACCCCATATCGCCAGCGCGACCAAGGGCACGCGTACGGCCATGGCCGCTCTGGCAGCGGACAATCTGATCTCCTTTCTGGCCGGCAAGGGGCCGTTGACACCCGTCAATCAGCTTGGCTGA
- a CDS encoding LapA family protein yields MKYLLWLLKAAIFFTLFAFALNNQQDATVHFFFGTAWTAPLVLVVLAAFALGLFVGVLGMVPRWLKHRSAAREAQATQQAPNTAANATSAAPAVKEQNSSSIIAPGDVHGI; encoded by the coding sequence ATGAAATACCTGCTGTGGCTGCTCAAGGCAGCCATTTTTTTCACTCTGTTCGCATTCGCGCTCAACAACCAGCAAGACGCCACCGTGCATTTCTTCTTTGGCACGGCCTGGACGGCACCTCTGGTGCTGGTGGTGCTGGCGGCTTTTGCGCTGGGCCTTTTTGTCGGGGTGCTGGGCATGGTGCCGCGCTGGCTCAAGCATCGCAGCGCAGCGCGCGAAGCACAGGCCACTCAACAGGCACCGAACACCGCAGCCAACGCCACCAGTGCAGCACCTGCGGTGAAGGAACAGAACTCTTCTTCGATCATTGCGCCGGGCGACGTGCATGGAATTTAA
- the pncB gene encoding nicotinate phosphoribosyltransferase, producing MIITSLLDTDLYKFTMMQVVLHQFPGAQVEYRFKCRNPGVQLAPYVNEIREEIRSLCKLRFQDAELAYLSSLRFIKSDFVDFLSLFQLNDKYITVTPLASGEIDITIQGPWLHTILFEIPVLAIVNEVYFRNTQPVPNFLEGRKRLDEKIELLQAPGLESLKIADYGTRRRFSRAWHEEVLRVLCARLGHSGTARVNGQRKGQLAGTSNVLYAMKLGLIPLGTLAHEYLQACQSLGPRLRDSQIFGFESWAREYRGDLGIALSDVYGMSAFLRDFDLYFCKLFDGARHDSGDPFDWGERLIAHYKANKIDPLSKVLIFSDGLTIPKTIGLFERFNGRCQLAFGIGTNLTNDLGNPPEHMPLQIVIKMTRCNGQPVAKLSDTPGKSMCDDEKYLAYLRQVFSIAPPEPVAPA from the coding sequence ATGATCATCACCAGTCTGCTAGACACCGACCTGTACAAATTCACGATGATGCAGGTGGTGCTGCATCAGTTTCCGGGCGCGCAGGTGGAGTACCGCTTCAAATGCCGCAACCCTGGCGTGCAGCTGGCTCCGTACGTCAATGAAATTCGCGAAGAGATCCGTTCTCTGTGCAAGCTGCGCTTTCAGGATGCCGAGCTGGCCTATCTGAGTTCGCTGCGTTTCATCAAGAGCGATTTTGTCGATTTCCTGAGCCTGTTCCAGCTCAACGACAAATACATCACGGTCACGCCCCTGGCCAGCGGCGAGATCGACATCACCATCCAGGGCCCTTGGCTGCACACCATCCTCTTCGAGATCCCGGTGCTGGCCATCGTCAACGAGGTGTATTTCCGCAATACCCAGCCCGTGCCCAACTTCCTGGAAGGGCGCAAGCGTCTGGACGAGAAGATCGAGCTGCTGCAGGCGCCTGGCCTGGAGTCGCTCAAGATTGCCGATTACGGCACTCGCAGGCGCTTTTCCAGGGCCTGGCATGAAGAGGTTCTGCGGGTGCTTTGCGCCAGGCTGGGTCATTCGGGGACGGCGCGGGTCAACGGCCAGCGCAAGGGGCAACTGGCGGGCACCAGCAATGTGCTGTATGCGATGAAGCTGGGCCTGATCCCGCTGGGGACCTTGGCCCACGAATATCTGCAGGCCTGCCAGTCGCTGGGCCCACGCCTGCGCGACAGTCAGATCTTCGGCTTCGAGTCCTGGGCGCGCGAGTACCGGGGCGATCTGGGCATTGCGCTGTCCGACGTCTATGGCATGTCGGCCTTTCTGCGTGATTTCGATCTGTACTTCTGCAAGCTGTTTGACGGCGCGCGCCATGACAGCGGCGACCCGTTTGACTGGGGTGAACGCCTGATCGCGCATTACAAGGCCAACAAGATCGATCCGCTGAGCAAGGTGCTGATCTTCAGCGACGGACTGACGATCCCCAAAACTATCGGGCTGTTCGAGCGCTTCAACGGTCGCTGCCAGTTGGCGTTCGGCATCGGCACCAATCTGACCAACGATCTGGGAAATCCTCCCGAGCATATGCCCTTGCAGATCGTGATCAAGATGACACGCTGCAACGGGCAGCCGGTAGCCAAGCTCTCGGACACGCCGGGCAAGAGCATGTGTGACGATGAAAAATATCTGGCCTATCTGCGTCAGGTGTTCAGCATTGCGCCGCCGGAGCCGGTCGCGCCGGCTTAA
- the rpsA gene encoding 30S ribosomal protein S1, whose protein sequence is MSESFAALFEESLTRTEMRPGEVITAEVVRVEHNFVVVNAGLKSEAYVPLDEFKNDQGEVEVQVGDFVSVAIGSIENGYGDTILSRDTAKRLASWLSLEKALESGEFVTGTTSGKVKGGLTVLVNGIRAFLPGSLIDTRPIKDLTPYENKTLEFKVIKLDRKRNNVVLSRRAVVEASMGEERAKLMETLKEGAIVQGVVKNITEYGAFVDLGGIDGLLHITDMAWRRVRHPSEVVTAGQEITAKILKFDTEKNRVSLGLKQMGDDPWMGVARRYPSATRLFGKVTNIADYGAFVELEPGIEGLVHVSEMDWTNKNIAPTKLVSLGDEVEVMVLEIDEDKRRISLGMKQCKANPWQEFAQNTKRGDRVKGPIKSITDFGVFVGLAAGIDGLVHLSDLSWNEAGEAAVRNYKKGQEVEAIVLAVDVERERISLGIKQLDSDPFTTFVTVNDKGQVVTGKVKTVDAKGAEIDLGEDIIGYLRASEISQDRVEDARSVLKEGDEVTAVVVNVDRKSRNIQLSIKQKDHAEQQVAMASLSAQSSKENAGTTSLGALLRAKLDADK, encoded by the coding sequence ATGTCTGAATCTTTTGCCGCCCTTTTTGAAGAGTCGTTGACACGCACCGAAATGCGTCCTGGCGAAGTTATCACCGCTGAAGTCGTGCGCGTTGAGCACAACTTCGTGGTGGTGAACGCCGGCCTGAAGTCGGAAGCCTACGTGCCCCTCGACGAGTTCAAGAACGACCAGGGCGAAGTCGAAGTCCAAGTGGGTGACTTCGTGTCCGTGGCCATCGGCTCCATCGAAAACGGCTACGGCGACACCATCCTGTCCCGTGACACCGCCAAGCGTCTGGCTTCCTGGCTGTCGCTGGAAAAGGCTCTGGAATCCGGCGAATTCGTGACCGGCACCACTTCCGGCAAGGTCAAGGGCGGCCTGACCGTTCTGGTCAACGGCATCCGCGCTTTCCTGCCCGGTTCGCTGATCGACACACGTCCGATCAAGGACCTGACTCCCTACGAAAACAAGACCCTGGAATTCAAGGTCATCAAGCTGGATCGCAAGCGCAACAACGTGGTGCTGTCGCGCCGCGCTGTGGTGGAAGCTTCCATGGGCGAAGAGCGCGCCAAGCTGATGGAAACCCTGAAGGAAGGCGCTATCGTTCAGGGCGTGGTCAAGAACATCACCGAATACGGTGCGTTCGTGGACCTGGGCGGTATCGACGGCCTGCTGCACATCACCGACATGGCATGGCGCCGTGTGCGTCACCCCTCCGAAGTGGTGACTGCTGGTCAGGAAATCACTGCCAAGATCCTGAAGTTCGACACCGAAAAGAACCGCGTGTCCCTGGGTCTGAAGCAAATGGGCGACGATCCCTGGATGGGCGTGGCTCGCCGCTACCCCTCCGCTACCCGTCTGTTCGGCAAGGTCACCAACATTGCTGACTACGGCGCATTCGTGGAACTGGAACCCGGCATCGAAGGCCTGGTGCACGTTTCCGAAATGGACTGGACCAACAAGAACATTGCTCCCACCAAGCTCGTGTCCCTGGGCGACGAAGTGGAAGTCATGGTTCTGGAAATCGACGAAGACAAGCGTCGCATCTCCCTGGGCATGAAGCAGTGCAAGGCTAACCCCTGGCAAGAATTCGCCCAGAACACCAAGCGCGGCGACCGCGTGAAGGGCCCCATCAAGTCCATCACCGACTTCGGCGTGTTCGTGGGTCTGGCTGCCGGTATCGACGGCCTGGTGCACCTGTCTGACCTGTCGTGGAACGAAGCCGGCGAAGCCGCTGTTCGTAACTACAAGAAGGGTCAAGAAGTCGAAGCCATCGTGCTGGCCGTGGACGTTGAGCGCGAGCGCATCTCCCTGGGCATCAAGCAGCTGGACAGCGATCCCTTCACGACCTTCGTGACCGTGAACGACAAGGGCCAAGTTGTGACCGGCAAGGTCAAGACTGTGGACGCCAAGGGCGCTGAAATCGACCTGGGCGAAGACATCATCGGCTACCTGCGCGCTTCCGAAATCTCGCAAGACCGCGTGGAAGATGCTCGTTCCGTCCTGAAGGAAGGCGACGAAGTGACTGCCGTGGTGGTGAACGTGGATCGCAAGAGCCGCAACATCCAGCTGTCCATCAAGCAAAAGGATCACGCTGAACAGCAAGTCGCCATGGCTTCCCTGTCGGCTCAGTCCTCCAAGGAAAACGCTGGTACCACCAGCCTGGGCGCTCTGCTGCGCGCCAAGCTGGACGCTGACAAGTAA
- a CDS encoding integration host factor subunit beta, producing the protein MTRSDLVEELAAQFGQLNQRDAEQAVKTILDAVSDALVRGHRIEIRGFGSFAINHRQPRIGRNPRSGESVQVPSKRVPHFKPGKALREAVDNLKADDSSAAQQPKIA; encoded by the coding sequence ATGACCCGATCCGATCTCGTCGAAGAACTTGCCGCCCAATTTGGCCAACTCAACCAACGTGATGCCGAGCAGGCCGTCAAAACCATTCTGGATGCCGTCAGCGATGCCCTGGTGCGCGGTCACCGTATTGAAATTCGCGGCTTTGGCAGCTTTGCCATCAATCACCGCCAGCCCCGCATAGGCCGCAACCCCCGCTCGGGCGAGTCCGTTCAGGTTCCTTCCAAGCGCGTTCCTCATTTCAAGCCCGGCAAGGCGCTGCGCGAAGCCGTGGACAATCTCAAGGCCGACGACTCCTCTGCGGCACAGCAGCCCAAGATCGCCTGA
- a CDS encoding MFS transporter: MNAALLRLILAQVCIHGTMTGMRMATPLLALKEGYSAAAVGMLLALFALTQVFLSLPAGRYADRHGLKRPLIISVVAACSGAGVAVLFPIYPVLCLSALLTGGAAGMALIALQRHVGRMAHNKDELRKVFSWLAIGPAISNFLGPFAAGLLIDYAGAEAASTTGFRAAFLLLTLMPLAAWFWARTVQELPALQAESANQKATAWDLVQNRGFRRLLLLNWALSSCWDVHTFVVPILGHERGLPASVIGSILGAFAIAAAVIRLLMPIITRHMAESQVVLGAMVAACALFIAYPFMPGAWSMGACSVLLGVVLGSVQPMVMSMIHQITPPERHGEALGLRMMAINGSSVLMPVLFGSLGTVVGVSALFWAVGALVGVSSRLPWLIGKQDMPADEWGGH, from the coding sequence ATGAATGCAGCCCTGCTGCGCCTGATCCTTGCGCAAGTCTGTATCCACGGCACCATGACCGGAATGCGCATGGCCACGCCGCTTTTGGCGCTCAAGGAGGGCTATAGCGCAGCCGCGGTCGGCATGCTGCTGGCGCTGTTTGCACTGACCCAGGTGTTTCTGTCGCTGCCCGCCGGGCGCTACGCAGACCGTCACGGGCTCAAGCGCCCGCTCATTATCAGTGTGGTGGCCGCCTGTTCCGGAGCGGGAGTGGCCGTGCTGTTCCCGATCTATCCGGTGCTGTGTCTGAGCGCTTTGCTGACGGGCGGCGCAGCCGGCATGGCGCTCATCGCCCTGCAGCGCCATGTGGGGCGCATGGCACACAACAAGGACGAGCTGCGCAAGGTCTTCAGCTGGCTGGCGATTGGCCCAGCCATTTCCAACTTTCTGGGACCGTTTGCGGCCGGGCTGCTGATCGACTATGCAGGCGCAGAAGCGGCCAGCACCACGGGCTTCAGGGCCGCCTTCCTGCTGCTGACCCTGATGCCTCTGGCGGCCTGGTTCTGGGCGAGAACGGTGCAGGAGCTGCCGGCGCTGCAGGCCGAGAGCGCGAACCAGAAGGCAACGGCCTGGGATCTGGTGCAGAACCGGGGCTTCAGGCGCTTGTTGCTGCTGAACTGGGCGCTTTCCTCTTGCTGGGATGTGCATACCTTTGTCGTGCCCATTCTGGGTCATGAACGCGGACTGCCTGCCTCGGTGATCGGCAGCATCCTGGGGGCTTTTGCGATTGCAGCGGCCGTGATCCGCCTGTTGATGCCCATCATCACGCGCCATATGGCCGAATCGCAAGTGGTGCTGGGCGCCATGGTTGCCGCCTGCGCCCTGTTCATCGCCTACCCCTTCATGCCCGGCGCCTGGAGCATGGGCGCCTGTTCGGTCTTGCTGGGCGTGGTGCTGGGATCGGTGCAGCCCATGGTGATGAGCATGATTCATCAGATCACGCCACCCGAGCGTCATGGTGAGGCGCTGGGATTGCGCATGATGGCCATCAACGGCTCCAGCGTGCTGATGCCGGTGCTGTTCGGCTCGCTCGGCACGGTGGTCGGTGTCTCGGCCCTGTTCTGGGCGGTGGGGGCGCTGGTCGGCGTGTCCTCGCGCCTGCCCTGGCTGATCGGCAAGCAGGATATGCCGGCCGATGAGTGGGGCGGCCATTAA
- the lapB gene encoding lipopolysaccharide assembly protein LapB, whose protein sequence is MEFNLTWILLGLPAAFVLGWLASRWDLRQVRADNRQAPKAYFKGLNFLLNEQQDKAIDAFIEAVQNDPDTTELHFALGNLFRRRGEYNRAVRVHEHLLSRADLTRPDRDRAQHALAQDLLKAGLLDRAEEALNRLEGTQYEGEARLALLAIYERSRDWAQAAAIVRKMQAAGQGDFSTRLAHYLCEDAQSQVAHGQLDKAFAQLQQALETAPQAPRPRLELAQLQHRQGRSEQALSSLQALAQNSPAALPLAASLLVEVAEATGALAEARDLLLKHYAQAPSLDLLQALVAVDQKSGDAEAPGRQRLVQHLEHESSLVAAAQWLEGETLTEEQYHATVQKALNHATKPLTRYRCAACGFEARTHFWHCPGCQSWDSYPARRVEEL, encoded by the coding sequence ATGGAATTTAATCTGACTTGGATTTTGCTGGGCCTGCCTGCGGCCTTTGTGCTGGGCTGGCTGGCATCCCGCTGGGATTTGCGCCAGGTGCGTGCCGACAACCGCCAGGCTCCCAAGGCATACTTCAAAGGCCTGAATTTTCTGCTCAACGAGCAGCAGGACAAGGCCATCGATGCCTTTATCGAGGCCGTACAGAACGACCCCGACACCACCGAACTGCACTTTGCACTGGGCAATCTGTTCCGCCGCCGCGGCGAATACAACCGTGCGGTGCGCGTCCACGAGCATCTGCTCAGCCGCGCCGACCTCACCCGCCCCGACCGGGACCGTGCCCAGCATGCACTGGCACAGGACCTTCTCAAGGCCGGCCTGCTGGACCGCGCCGAGGAGGCTCTGAACCGCCTGGAAGGCACGCAGTACGAAGGCGAGGCACGCCTGGCACTGCTGGCCATTTACGAGCGCTCGCGCGACTGGGCCCAGGCAGCGGCCATCGTGCGCAAGATGCAGGCCGCAGGCCAGGGAGACTTCAGCACCCGCCTGGCCCACTATCTTTGTGAAGATGCGCAATCCCAGGTGGCCCATGGCCAGCTCGACAAGGCTTTTGCGCAGCTGCAGCAGGCCCTGGAGACTGCGCCGCAAGCTCCGCGCCCCCGACTGGAGCTGGCCCAGCTCCAGCATCGCCAGGGCCGGTCCGAGCAGGCTTTGTCCAGCCTTCAGGCGCTGGCGCAGAACAGCCCCGCAGCCCTGCCCCTGGCCGCCAGCCTGCTGGTGGAAGTGGCCGAAGCAACGGGCGCGCTCGCCGAGGCTCGCGATCTGCTGCTCAAGCACTATGCGCAGGCACCCTCGCTGGACCTGCTGCAGGCACTGGTCGCAGTCGATCAGAAAAGCGGAGATGCAGAAGCCCCCGGCCGCCAGCGCCTGGTGCAGCATCTGGAGCATGAGTCGTCCCTGGTAGCGGCCGCTCAATGGCTGGAAGGCGAGACCCTGACCGAAGAGCAGTACCATGCCACCGTGCAAAAGGCACTGAACCATGCCACCAAACCCCTGACCCGCTACCGCTGTGCGGCCTGTGGCTTTGAAGCCCGCACCCATTTCTGGCATTGCCCCGGCTGCCAGAGCTGGGATAGCTACCCGGCACGCAGGGTCGAAGAGCTGTAA